A DNA window from Schistocerca americana isolate TAMUIC-IGC-003095 chromosome 4, iqSchAmer2.1, whole genome shotgun sequence contains the following coding sequences:
- the LOC124613069 gene encoding uncharacterized protein LOC124613069: MAFGVVTRTALACYMCAALFSFSIPAVSGARPWVVELLEDKTTTSRSPNITTETPSTTTPMPPTAESMLWSHSGSNSKKHQLHTSMTPQSAPKNNTVNKIPTSEAPLPSIAPAAAQMESQLFPSIQPQLLGVLKPEMLP; the protein is encoded by the exons ATGGCCTTCGGTGTCGTGACGCGCACTGCCCTCGCCTGCTACATGTGCGCCGCCCTTTTCAGCTTCAGCATCCCAGCAG tgtctGGAGCACGGCCTTGGGTGGTGGAACTGCTGGAGGACAAGACCACAACGTCCAGAAGTCCAAACATAACGACTGAAACTCCCAGCACGACGACTCCCATGCCACCAACTGCAGAGTCTATGCTTTGGTCCCACTCTGGGAGTAACTCTAAGAAGCATCAACTCCACACATCCATGACCCCGCAATCAGCACCGAAGAACAACACTGTCAATAAGATCCCCACCAGCGAAGCGCCACTGCCATCCATCgcaccagctgctgctcaaatggaGTCTCAACTCTTTCCATCCATTCAACCTCAACTCCTAGGAGTCCTTAAACCTGAAATGTTACCATAA